From one Streptomyces sp. Q6 genomic stretch:
- a CDS encoding FGGY family carbohydrate kinase: MGIVAGLDSSPDFTRIVVCDADTGAVLRQGYAPHPLETAEGGGRPSDVDPQAWLLSLGEAAGGGLLEGVQAIGVSAQQNALVPLDAQGNTVRPALVGGDKRAQAAAADLIDRLGSREAWAEAVGCVPQAPLPIAKLRWLARTEPENAQRVGTLLQAHDWLVWQLLGRPARRTTDRGGASGTGYWSAASGSWRPDLVELALGHQAVLPEVLGPGDAAGTTPEGLIISAGTGETMAAAFGLGVRAGDAVVSLGASGSVMAVHHEALVDSSGAITSLADATGMHLPVVHTLNAVRAPRATAEMLGLDGGLEELSELAVKSTPGAHGLVLLPYLEGEKTPNLPHTAGTLSGLRRESMRPEHLARAAFEGMLCGLADALDVLRGRGVEVRRVFLLGAAAELHAVQGAAPMLFGTQVVVPQPADYAAIGAARQAAWAMTGQLPMWQGAATQVFEPGEELAVGQAVRQQYRAVREQIHPGAFA; encoded by the coding sequence ATGGGGATAGTCGCCGGGCTGGACAGTTCGCCCGATTTCACACGCATCGTCGTTTGTGACGCGGACACCGGGGCCGTGCTCCGGCAGGGGTACGCCCCGCATCCGCTGGAGACGGCCGAAGGGGGCGGTCGGCCCTCCGACGTGGATCCCCAGGCCTGGCTGCTGTCGCTCGGCGAAGCCGCGGGCGGCGGGCTGCTCGAAGGCGTGCAGGCCATCGGCGTCTCGGCGCAGCAGAACGCCCTGGTGCCGCTGGACGCCCAGGGCAACACCGTGCGCCCGGCCCTGGTGGGCGGCGACAAGCGGGCGCAGGCGGCCGCCGCGGACCTGATCGACCGGCTCGGCTCGCGCGAGGCGTGGGCCGAGGCCGTCGGCTGCGTGCCGCAGGCGCCGCTGCCGATCGCGAAGCTGCGCTGGCTCGCGCGGACCGAGCCGGAGAACGCGCAGCGGGTGGGCACCCTTCTACAGGCCCACGACTGGCTCGTGTGGCAGCTGCTCGGGCGCCCCGCGCGCCGGACCACCGACCGGGGCGGCGCCTCGGGCACCGGGTACTGGTCGGCGGCGAGCGGCTCGTGGCGGCCCGACCTCGTGGAGCTCGCGCTGGGGCACCAGGCGGTGCTGCCGGAGGTGCTCGGTCCCGGCGACGCCGCGGGGACGACCCCGGAGGGGTTGATCATCTCGGCCGGGACCGGGGAGACCATGGCCGCCGCGTTCGGGCTCGGGGTGCGGGCCGGCGACGCCGTCGTGTCGCTCGGGGCCTCCGGTTCCGTGATGGCCGTGCACCATGAGGCGCTGGTCGACTCCAGCGGTGCCATTACGTCGCTCGCCGACGCGACCGGCATGCATCTGCCGGTGGTGCATACGTTGAACGCGGTGCGGGCGCCCCGCGCCACCGCGGAGATGCTGGGGCTCGACGGAGGGCTCGAGGAGCTGTCCGAGCTCGCCGTGAAGTCGACACCGGGCGCCCACGGTCTCGTACTCCTGCCGTATCTGGAGGGCGAGAAGACGCCGAACCTGCCGCACACCGCGGGGACGCTGAGCGGGCTGCGGCGGGAGTCCATGCGGCCCGAGCATCTGGCGCGCGCGGCCTTCGAGGGCATGCTGTGCGGGCTCGCGGACGCGCTGGACGTGCTGCGCGGGCGGGGTGTCGAGGTGCGGCGGGTGTTCCTGCTGGGCGCGGCCGCCGAGCTGCACGCAGTACAGGGTGCGGCGCCGATGCTGTTCGGGACGCAGGTCGTGGTGCCGCAGCCCGCGGACTACGCGGCGATCGGCGCGGCGCGCCAGGCCGCGTGGGCGATGACCGGGCAGCTGCCGATGTGGCAGGGCGCGGCCACCCAGGTCTTCGAGCCGGGCGAGGAGCTGGCGGTCGGGCAGGCGGTGCGCCAGCAGTACCGGGCGGTGCGGGAGCAGATCCACCCCGGTGCGTTCGCCTGA
- a CDS encoding ABC transporter ATP-binding protein, which produces MLIQLLRTYLGPYKKPIGLLVLLQFLQTCAALYLPTLNADIIDNGVVNGDTGYILTFGALMLGVTVVQVVCNTGAVYFGARTAAALGRDMRGGIFDRVQSFSAREVGQFGAPSLITRTTNDVQQVQMLVLMGFTLMVSAPIMCVGGVVMALGLDVPLSGVLLAVLPVMAIVLSLIIRRMRPLFRSMQVKLDTVNRVLREQITGNRVIRAFVRDDFEKDRFGRANWDLTETSLATGRIMALMFPFVMTIVNVASIAVVWFGAHRINSGGMQIGDLTAFLAYLMQIVMSVMMATFMFMQVPRAEVCAERIQEVLATESSVVPPAPENSVRELRRRGHLEIRGADFGYPGAEEPVLRGVDLIALPGETTAVIGSTGSGKSTLLGLVPRLYDTTAGVVYVDGEDVREIDPVLMAKTVGLVPQKPYLFSGTVGSNLRYGHPDATDEELWHALEVAQAKDFVSRLEGGLDAPITQGGTNVSGGQRQRLAIARTLVQRPEIYLFDDSFSALDYATDAALRRALGAETADSTVVIVAQRVATIRDADRIIVLDEGRVVGTGRHHELMAGNETYREIVLSQLTEAEAA; this is translated from the coding sequence GTGCTCATACAACTCCTGCGGACCTATCTCGGGCCGTACAAGAAACCCATCGGGCTGCTGGTGCTGCTGCAGTTCCTGCAGACCTGTGCCGCGCTGTACCTGCCCACGCTGAACGCGGACATCATCGACAACGGTGTCGTCAACGGCGACACCGGCTACATCCTGACCTTCGGCGCCCTGATGCTGGGCGTCACCGTCGTGCAGGTCGTCTGCAACACCGGCGCCGTCTACTTCGGCGCGCGCACCGCCGCCGCTCTCGGGCGGGACATGCGGGGCGGGATCTTCGACCGGGTGCAGTCGTTCTCGGCGCGTGAGGTCGGCCAGTTCGGGGCGCCCTCGCTGATCACCCGGACCACGAACGACGTGCAGCAGGTCCAGATGCTGGTGCTCATGGGCTTCACGCTCATGGTGTCGGCGCCGATCATGTGCGTCGGCGGTGTGGTCATGGCCCTGGGGCTCGACGTGCCGCTGTCCGGTGTGCTGCTCGCCGTGCTGCCGGTGATGGCGATCGTGCTGTCGCTGATCATCCGCAGGATGCGACCGCTGTTCCGGTCCATGCAGGTCAAGCTGGACACGGTGAACCGGGTGCTGCGCGAGCAGATCACCGGCAACCGCGTCATCCGCGCCTTCGTGCGCGACGACTTCGAGAAGGACCGGTTCGGCCGGGCCAACTGGGATCTGACGGAGACGTCGCTGGCCACCGGCCGGATCATGGCGCTGATGTTCCCGTTCGTCATGACGATCGTGAACGTCGCCTCGATCGCCGTCGTCTGGTTCGGCGCGCACCGGATCAACAGCGGCGGCATGCAGATCGGTGACCTGACCGCGTTCCTCGCGTATCTGATGCAGATCGTGATGAGCGTGATGATGGCCACCTTCATGTTCATGCAGGTGCCGCGCGCCGAGGTGTGCGCCGAGCGCATCCAGGAGGTCCTCGCGACCGAGTCGAGCGTCGTGCCGCCGGCCCCCGAGAACTCCGTACGGGAACTGCGGCGGCGCGGGCACCTGGAGATCCGGGGCGCCGACTTCGGCTACCCGGGCGCCGAGGAGCCCGTGCTGCGCGGGGTCGACCTGATCGCGCTGCCCGGCGAGACCACCGCGGTCATCGGCTCGACCGGCAGCGGCAAGTCGACGCTGCTCGGGCTCGTGCCGCGGCTGTACGACACCACCGCGGGCGTCGTGTACGTCGACGGCGAGGACGTCCGCGAGATCGATCCGGTCCTGATGGCGAAGACCGTCGGACTCGTCCCGCAGAAGCCGTACCTGTTCTCCGGGACCGTCGGCTCGAACCTGCGGTACGGGCATCCCGACGCGACCGACGAGGAGCTGTGGCACGCGCTGGAGGTGGCGCAGGCCAAGGACTTCGTCTCCCGCCTCGAAGGCGGGCTGGACGCGCCGATCACGCAGGGCGGGACGAACGTCTCGGGTGGTCAGCGGCAGCGGCTCGCGATCGCGCGCACGCTCGTGCAGCGGCCCGAGATCTATCTCTTCGACGACTCCTTCTCCGCGCTCGACTACGCCACCGACGCGGCGCTGCGCCGTGCGCTGGGGGCGGAGACGGCCGACTCGACCGTGGTGATCGTGGCCCAGCGGGTCGCGACGATCCGCGACGCGGACCGGATCATCGTGCTCGACGAGGGCCGGGTGGTCGGCACCGGGCGCCACCACGAGCTGATGGCCGGGAACGAGACGTACCGGGAGATCGTCCTCTCCCAGCTGACGGAAGCGGAGGCCGCCTGA
- a CDS encoding ABC transporter ATP-binding protein has product MSGPMAARMAAGGPNARSMDFKGSGKRLLKRLAAHRASVVGVLVAVVISVGLSVVGPKILGHATDLLFGGIVGGQLPAGQTKEQVIEGLRAKGDGGMADMLGGVDFTPGQGVDFGAIGEVLLLALAVFAVAGVSMMIGTRLANRAINLAVAKLRGDMQAKLSRLPLSYYDKQKRGEVLSRATNDIDNIGQTLQQTMGQMLNSLLTIVGVLVMMFWISWLLALVALVTVPLSVLVAAKVGKRSQPQFVQQWKTTGVLNAHVEEMYTGHNLVKVFGRQQESAEQFAEQNEALYEASFKAQFNSGIMQPLMFFISNLNYVLVAVVGGLRVASGSLSIGDVQAFIQYSRQFSMPLTQVASMANLVQSGVASAERIFELLDAEEQSADPVPGAKPQNLRGHVEFEHVAFRYDEDKPLIEDLSLTAEPGHTVAIVGPTGAGKTTLVNLLLRFYDVTGGRITLDGVDIATMSRDELRAGIGMVLQDTWLFGGTIAENIAYGAAKDVSPEEIEEAARAAHADRFIRTLPDGYDTVIDDEGTGVSAGEKQLITIARAFLSDPVILVLDEATSSVDTRTEVLIQKAMARLAAGRTSFVIAHRLSTIRDADTILVMENGAIVEQGSHDALVASGGAYQRLYEAQFAQAVAEVD; this is encoded by the coding sequence ATGAGTGGGCCGATGGCGGCGCGGATGGCGGCCGGTGGGCCCAACGCGCGCTCGATGGACTTCAAGGGGTCGGGCAAGCGGCTCCTGAAGCGGCTCGCGGCGCATCGCGCGTCGGTGGTCGGGGTGCTGGTCGCGGTGGTGATCAGTGTGGGCCTTTCGGTGGTCGGGCCGAAGATCCTGGGGCACGCCACCGACCTGCTGTTCGGCGGGATCGTCGGCGGGCAGCTGCCGGCCGGGCAGACCAAGGAGCAGGTCATCGAGGGCCTGCGGGCCAAGGGTGACGGCGGCATGGCCGACATGCTCGGCGGCGTCGACTTCACGCCCGGCCAGGGCGTGGACTTCGGGGCGATCGGCGAGGTGCTGCTGCTCGCGCTCGCGGTGTTCGCGGTGGCGGGCGTGTCCATGATGATCGGCACGCGGCTGGCCAACCGGGCGATCAACCTGGCCGTGGCGAAGCTCCGCGGCGACATGCAGGCGAAGCTGTCGCGGCTTCCGCTGTCGTACTACGACAAGCAGAAGCGCGGCGAGGTGCTGAGCCGGGCGACGAACGACATCGACAACATCGGGCAGACGCTCCAGCAGACGATGGGGCAGATGCTCAACTCGCTGCTGACCATCGTCGGCGTCCTCGTGATGATGTTCTGGATCTCGTGGCTGCTCGCGCTGGTCGCGCTGGTGACGGTGCCGCTGTCGGTGCTCGTCGCGGCGAAGGTCGGCAAGCGGTCGCAGCCGCAGTTCGTGCAGCAGTGGAAGACCACGGGTGTGCTGAACGCGCACGTCGAGGAGATGTACACGGGCCACAACCTGGTGAAGGTGTTCGGGCGGCAGCAGGAGTCGGCCGAGCAGTTCGCCGAGCAGAACGAAGCGCTGTACGAGGCCTCGTTCAAGGCGCAGTTCAACAGCGGCATCATGCAGCCGCTGATGTTCTTCATCTCGAACCTGAACTATGTGCTGGTCGCCGTGGTCGGCGGGTTGAGGGTGGCCAGCGGGTCGCTCTCCATCGGCGACGTGCAGGCCTTCATCCAGTACTCGCGGCAGTTCTCGATGCCGCTGACGCAGGTGGCGTCGATGGCGAACCTGGTGCAGTCGGGTGTCGCGTCCGCCGAGCGGATCTTCGAACTCCTCGACGCGGAGGAGCAGTCGGCGGATCCGGTGCCGGGTGCGAAGCCGCAGAACCTGCGCGGGCACGTCGAGTTCGAGCACGTCGCCTTCCGCTACGACGAGGACAAGCCGCTCATCGAGGACCTCTCGCTGACGGCGGAGCCGGGGCACACGGTCGCGATCGTCGGGCCGACGGGCGCGGGCAAGACCACGCTCGTCAATCTGCTGCTGCGGTTCTACGACGTCACCGGGGGGCGCATCACGCTCGACGGGGTCGACATCGCGACGATGTCGCGCGACGAACTGCGGGCCGGTATCGGCATGGTGCTCCAGGACACCTGGCTGTTCGGCGGCACCATCGCGGAGAACATCGCGTACGGCGCCGCGAAGGACGTCTCGCCGGAGGAGATCGAGGAGGCGGCGCGGGCCGCGCACGCCGACCGGTTCATCCGGACGCTGCCCGACGGGTACGACACCGTGATCGACGACGAGGGCACGGGCGTCAGCGCGGGTGAGAAGCAGCTCATCACCATCGCGCGGGCCTTCCTGTCCGACCCCGTGATACTGGTCCTCGACGAGGCGACCAGCTCGGTGGACACCCGGACCGAGGTGCTCATCCAGAAGGCCATGGCGCGGCTCGCCGCCGGTCGTACGTCGTTCGTCATCGCGCACCGTCTGTCGACGATCCGCGATGCCGACACGATTCTGGTCATGGAGAACGGGGCGATCGTGGAGCAGGGCTCGCACGACGCGCTGGTCGCCTCCGGCGGGGCTTATCAGCGGTTGTACGAGGCCCAGTTCGCTCAGGCGGTCGCCGAGGTCGACTGA
- a CDS encoding RNA polymerase sigma factor — translation MPESSERGRTPDNGSDTPAVPLIVYGTDSGEAAADAPRPHASAAITLEVAPVQTQTLSQSDSTAQALTDPAAVADSDVLTTVPPQSRAAHHPEADAADPEAPDEPTATEPVEPPEPVRGARADTSGPSSDLFRQYLREIGRIPLLTAADEVELARRVEAGLFAEEKLAHAPDLDSQLALDLDKLVVMGRMAKRRLIEANLRLVVSVAKRYVGRGLTMLDLVQEGNLGLIRAVEKFDYARGYKFSTYATWWIRQAMSRALADQARTIRVPVHVVELINRVVRVQRRMLQERGYEPTPEEVAAHLDLPHERVSEVLRLAQEPVSLHAPVGEEDDVALGDLIEDGDATSPVESAAFLLLREHLEAVLSTLGERERKVVQLRYGLADGRPRTLEEIGRIFGVTRERIRQIESKTLNKLRDHAFADQLRGYLD, via the coding sequence GTGCCTGAGTCCTCGGAGCGCGGCCGGACCCCGGACAACGGGTCCGACACCCCCGCGGTTCCGCTCATCGTGTACGGGACGGACAGCGGCGAGGCCGCCGCTGACGCCCCTCGGCCGCACGCCTCAGCAGCGATCACCTTGGAGGTCGCCCCCGTGCAGACCCAGACCCTCAGTCAGAGCGACAGCACAGCGCAGGCCCTCACCGATCCGGCAGCCGTGGCGGACAGCGACGTCCTCACCACGGTGCCGCCCCAGAGTCGTGCCGCGCACCACCCGGAGGCGGACGCCGCGGACCCCGAAGCGCCGGACGAGCCCACGGCCACCGAACCGGTCGAACCGCCCGAACCCGTGCGCGGCGCCCGCGCCGACACCAGCGGCCCGTCCTCCGACCTGTTCCGCCAGTACCTGCGCGAGATCGGCCGCATCCCGCTGCTCACCGCCGCGGACGAGGTGGAGCTCGCGCGCCGCGTCGAAGCGGGCCTGTTCGCCGAGGAGAAGCTCGCCCACGCCCCCGACCTGGACTCCCAACTCGCCCTCGACCTCGACAAACTGGTCGTCATGGGCCGGATGGCCAAGCGCCGCCTCATCGAGGCGAACCTGCGCCTGGTCGTCTCCGTGGCCAAGCGGTACGTGGGCCGCGGCCTGACCATGCTCGACCTGGTCCAGGAGGGAAACCTCGGCCTGATCCGGGCCGTCGAGAAGTTCGACTACGCCCGCGGCTACAAGTTCTCGACGTACGCGACCTGGTGGATCCGCCAGGCGATGAGCCGGGCCCTCGCCGACCAGGCCCGCACGATCCGCGTCCCGGTCCACGTCGTCGAACTCATCAACCGCGTCGTCCGGGTGCAGCGCCGCATGCTTCAGGAACGCGGCTACGAACCGACACCGGAAGAGGTCGCGGCCCACCTGGACCTCCCGCACGAGCGGGTCAGCGAAGTCCTGCGGCTGGCCCAGGAACCCGTCTCCCTGCACGCCCCGGTGGGCGAGGAGGACGACGTCGCGCTCGGCGACCTCATCGAGGACGGCGACGCGACCAGCCCCGTGGAATCGGCGGCGTTCCTCCTGCTCAGGGAACACCTGGAGGCCGTCCTGTCGACGCTCGGGGAGCGCGAGCGCAAGGTCGTCCAGCTCCGCTACGGCCTCGCCGACGGCCGCCCCCGCACCCTGGAGGAGATCGGCCGCATCTTCGGGGTGACACGGGAACGCATCCGCCAGATCGAGTCCAAGACCCTCAACAAACTCAGGGACCACGCCTTCGCGGACCAGCTGAGGGGTTACTTGGACTGA